The segment TGTTAAAATTAAAGTCTACTTGTGTGTAGCATGTGCTATTCTAAAGTATGTCATTCTGTTTTTactaagatatttttttaacaaattttacAATCTTAAAGCATTTTGATCACAGAACAACCAGCCTAATAGGTACGGATATAATCCTGTCGTTATTTCATTTGCTAACAGAGTTTATCAAGGGTCACATTTTTAATCTGACTGATTGGAAAGCACATAACTACTGACtttttgaaatgaaatgaaaatttccCATCATGCAATACAATACCCATTTGAGAATTActttacaaaatatgttttatcTTTACGAAATTTATGTAAACATTTATCCCTCCCCCAAAATATGCATCAAACATGTTTATCAAATGGCAGTGTTTACTCTTAAtgcttaaaaacataaagacattaataactgaaataaaaaagccCTAAGTCATCATATTTGCAACCCCACATCAGATTTGCCAGCAGTAAGATGAATATTTTGAgcagcatttttaaaaatgatcatACAGATATATTGTGTTTCACAGCAGGAATGACTGTTGTTGATCAGATGTGTGAATTTAACTGtttatagaaatattattatactGTTATAATAGAACTGTCAGCACAGTACTAAGGTGTGGTTCATTCTCTCTTTGGTATTTTTTACTGTTGTGATTGAAGCTCATGCGttcttataattaatttatatatatatatatatatatatatatatatatatatatatatatatatatatatatatatatatatatatatataattgataattattttcaaaagACATAATTTAAAACTACAGCCCTTTTCCATAATTTCCAGTTAACTGCAAGTTTTTATCTTCACATAACTATTCAGCTAAGGTAGTTATTCTGATATTAAGGAACATCACAAATATTTAGTGAgccatgttttgtttttcatgtaaTGGCGAATTGATAtctgagatatttttttttatgcagaaaACAAAGCACAGAATTTCTCAGAATTCTAAGAAAAATAATGTagaatttccaaaaaataaactcagaattctgtcTTGTTTTCTCGTAATACCAAGTTTACatattgcaattctgagtttatatctcaccaaTCTGAACTGTGAGAAACAAAGTCCGAACTgtgattgcaagaaaaaaagtcagcatTGTGAGATGAAAAGATGCAATTatcttttataattttaaaattttataattttaactggTTTCCATATAAAACAATGCCTGCACTTTATGCAATAATCCTAAATTCATTATACTACACTTAGGcttgttttttttctacaataaaaactcaaatcaaaccTTTACATAATATTCAGCAAGCAGTTATTCTAATATAGCAGAGCATCCCAAATAATTGTaaatttaaaacatcttaaattttacatacatttttaacagataacaaacataaaaaagttttttttgaatGAGACCAGTTCACTTCTGATTGTCATGTGTGAGTAATCTAACATCAGATCATCGTGATGAATGTGCTGTGAAACACTGACTGACTTCTGAATGCATACTAAAACACCTGTAGAGTCATGTTCTGTATGGGTTTGGGATCTCTTAATTGTAAAGATGATTTGGTCCGGTGTGTGCAATGATAAACTGTGGTGTTGTCACACACAGATCTAGTACTTACTGAGCTTTTCCTGATCTTTTGCTGGCAAGGCTAATGTGAATATCACTTGTGGTCAAATCAAGTTCTAtttcagagaaaaataaaatctaaataaataatacatcataGACGAGTGAGAACTGCCAGGCTGCAAACCATTTGAGCATTCAGGCGGTCTAACATGGCACATCTAAGACAGTTTATCAGCATCTCTCATTGTCACAAATGGCGCCGTATCATCAAACTCACTGATGGCAAACATAATTCATCATATACAGTAGTAGGATTTTGACCTCATGCAACTAGTCAAAGCAGTACAGCTGCATTCTTCACTTCACTGACAATTTTTCGGTGAAAAACGGGACAGTTATATCAAGCTAGAGTTTTAAAATCCTCTTGGGTTTTAACTAAACAAATCTAGTAGGAATCATATTCCCAGTGGCAGAGCTCAAGCTGTAATGTGCTGTTTCTGTCGGGCTGATGGTTGAGTACCTAAGGCAGCATCAGAGACCCTGGTGATCAGTAAACAAACACAGAGACTTATCGAAAGTGTAAACAACCTGAACCTGAATGGCAGTGAAAAGACCAAACGTTGGCGGGTTATGATTTGTGTATCTATCCGTAAGAGAGGagcaattaaaattctgtcaaggCAGTGAAAAGCCTTTCACCTGTTTGGCAAAATTCCCCCCTCATCCACCTTCCTTGAGAAACAGCTTCATGTCTGTCACTTTTTAAACATGTCCTGCAGAGGTCCCGGCAGGAATTTGAGAACGGTGTCTAGAATGCTCTCCTCGTCCTCGTCGTCGTCCGCCCCACAGCCTGCTGGGATGGCCTTTTTGGGGCGAGTCAAGGAGCCTTCGCATGCTTGCTCCATAGCCGCTTTCTCCTCTGCCTCCTTCTCTTCTTTCTTCTTTAGACCATActatgtaaacatacagaaaatatGAAGTGGTAATTAAACATGAGTAGAACAGGAGGAGTGGACtattgaaaacattgcaataacACAATTTCTCATCGCTCTACTGTATTttatggataaaataaaaaaccaagaACTAAAAAGATTCAACACTATGCAAACAAAAGAACTATACTATATACATCATGTAATATACTATATATGtgttatataatatactatactatttgatcaaaaatgccaTAAAACCacgaatattatgaaatattattgtggtttaaaataacttctttctttttaaatatctgctaaaatgtaatttatttctgtgatacgcagctgtattttcagcatcattcctccagtcttcagtgttacatgatcttcagaaatcattctgatatactgatgtcctgctcaagaaacatttctgattattatcaatgttgaaaacagatcaACATggcaaaaatgtaacatttttttcaggatttttcagtgaatggaaagttcaaaagaacagcattaatttgaaacagacattttttttacattataaacattataaaattaccaacccaaacttttgaacggtagtgtactaTACTACACTACACTAGAATAAAAttgatatatataatattctaCATAAtgcaacaaacagaaaaaaagaaaaatagttgCCCTATTTTGGGTGTACTTAAGACTTAGTTTCAAGACTAAAACTCCATACACAAAAGCCTTTTTGTATCTTAAATTCATGATTTATTCAGGCCATAAAGGCCAAACATTAACACATTCATCTTTTAGGATTTAACTGTTGCCCTTATTTATCATAttggacttaaagggatagtttttccaaaaagtaaaattctgtcatcatttatttaaccTCATGTTCATAGGCTCCAATCCCATGTATGCTCGATCCCCCAGAGCACCCAAAACCACGAGATTAATCAACTGAGATTCTAGAACTTTTCTGATTGGTGGATCTCACATAGGATCCCTTCGGGTCATAATATACACAAATGCCTctttacagtaaaaactgtagtcCATAACTGTTTACAAATTACATCATAGAAATCGTAGTTAATAACCTCTGTTGGATTGCAAATATTAGGTAATCtatacatttatattacttttttttatttatgttttttatttaggcATTTTATGGCGATTTATatgctttatatttattaaatgtggACAGAAACATAAATCTTCGCCTGAATGGATTTCCTTCTAATGTGAAAgacaacagaagatattttgaataatcagttcccattgacttccactgtattttTGTCCACACAATGGAAGTCGATGGGAACTGaatctgtttggttaccaacaatctTCCAAACCTCTTCTGTTGTGTTatgaatgacatgagagtgaataaatgatcacagaatttaatttttgggtgagctattcctttaaagtcCCCTGGCTCTGATGCATTTCTGTGGCTCTCAGTTTTAAGTGATATCAGGCCATGTCCACATGTTCTTATGGTGCTACTCATGACCATGTGGGATCGTGCATGACCCGGTGATGACTTTATACTTCTGGATAACACTAACGTTACTTTCCTCTCTTAAGAATGAGCTGTTCAATTAGCTGTAATTAGCTGACATTAAGACCTCATGCAAATGTGACATGTTGTTAAAGCCTGATGGAGATTCTGATTTGATGTGTTattcacacacacgcataaatcATTACGTTGTCATAAAGGTATAATGGCTGGATCCTGCTTTGGTTTGAAATTGATTAGCAATTAGCAAACGCTTCCATGTTTACCAATTGATTCAAGCGTCCTGGTCTCAGTCTAATCAGCGGTCACAAGGAGCTGAAGTGAACGGGACAATGTGGAAAGCGTACCTTATCTCGAATGGCCTGTCTGACCTTTTCCCTCTCGGCCTCCATACGAGCATGTTTGGCCTTTCGCTCCTCTTCTTGTTGTCTGAGCGCCTCCTGcctctcttcctctttcttctGGGCATCAGGGTCCTTCTCTTCCTCTCCTCCTAACATCTTCCCCATGTCTTTGGTTGCTCCTGTGCAAATAAAGAGCAAAG is part of the Carassius carassius chromosome 33, fCarCar2.1, whole genome shotgun sequence genome and harbors:
- the LOC132114188 gene encoding complexin-2 — its product is MDFVMKQALGGATKDMGKMLGGEEEKDPDAQKKEEERQEALRQQEEERKAKHARMEAEREKVRQAIRDKYGLKKKEEKEAEEKAAMEQACEGSLTRPKKAIPAGCGADDDEDEESILDTVLKFLPGPLQDMFKK